One stretch of Pseudomonas fluorescens Q2-87 DNA includes these proteins:
- the ccmI gene encoding c-type cytochrome biogenesis protein CcmI codes for MIDFWLAAGLLLLIALSFLLIPVLRGRRAQLEEDRTALNVALYQERVAELQAEREEGVLNAAQLDTGRAEAARELLADTEGADAPRESRMGKPLPLLAAVLVPLLGLGLYLHFGASDKVELTREFAQAPQSMEEMTLRLERAVAAQPENAEGLYFLGRTYMAQDRPADAAKIFERTVAVAGKQPELLGQWAQAQYFADGKKWSDKVQALTDEALKLDPKEVTSLGLLGIAAFEGERYQEAVDYWGRLLAELPEGDKSREALQGGIARATEKLQASGGKVAQAPATKAAALLKVRVDLAPALKAKVQPGDSVFIFARAVSGPPAPLAAKRLTVGDLPATVELGDADAMMPQLKLSNFPEVQLVARISRAGQPTAGEWIGRSQPLASSTTAQQQLTIDSPDQ; via the coding sequence ATGATTGATTTCTGGCTCGCCGCAGGTCTACTGCTGCTTATTGCCCTGAGTTTCCTGTTGATCCCTGTACTGCGCGGTCGTCGCGCCCAACTCGAAGAGGACCGTACCGCGCTCAACGTGGCGCTGTATCAAGAGCGGGTCGCCGAGCTACAGGCCGAGCGAGAGGAGGGTGTGCTCAATGCGGCGCAACTGGACACCGGTCGCGCCGAGGCTGCCCGTGAACTGCTCGCCGACACCGAGGGCGCCGATGCGCCACGGGAGTCGCGCATGGGCAAACCCTTGCCACTGCTCGCCGCAGTATTAGTGCCCTTGTTGGGCCTGGGGCTGTATCTGCATTTTGGCGCCAGCGACAAGGTCGAGCTGACCCGCGAATTCGCCCAGGCGCCACAATCGATGGAAGAAATGACCCTGCGCCTGGAACGTGCGGTGGCGGCGCAGCCGGAGAACGCCGAGGGCTTGTATTTCCTCGGGCGCACCTACATGGCCCAGGATCGTCCCGCGGATGCGGCAAAGATCTTCGAGCGCACCGTGGCGGTGGCGGGTAAACAACCGGAGCTGCTGGGCCAATGGGCCCAGGCGCAATATTTCGCCGATGGCAAGAAATGGTCGGACAAGGTCCAGGCCCTGACCGACGAAGCGCTGAAGCTCGATCCCAAGGAAGTCACCAGTCTTGGCCTGTTGGGCATCGCCGCGTTCGAAGGCGAGCGCTACCAGGAGGCGGTCGATTATTGGGGGCGTCTGCTCGCTGAACTGCCCGAAGGCGACAAATCCCGCGAAGCGTTGCAGGGGGGTATCGCCCGTGCCACCGAGAAGCTCCAGGCCAGCGGTGGCAAGGTCGCCCAGGCCCCAGCGACCAAGGCTGCGGCATTGCTCAAGGTCCGCGTCGACCTGGCGCCGGCCCTCAAGGCCAAGGTGCAGCCGGGTGACAGCGTGTTCATCTTCGCCCGTGCGGTTTCCGGTCCGCCTGCGCCGTTGGCCGCCAAGCGCCTGACCGTTGGCGATCTGCCCGCGACCGTAGAACTGGGCGACGCAGACGCGATGATGCCGCAGCTGAAACTGTCGAACTTCCCTGAAGTCCAACTGGTGGCGCGCATTTCCCGGGCCGGTCAACCGACCGCCGGTGAGTGGATCGGCCGCAGCCAGCCCTTGGCGAGCAGCACCACCGCGCAGCAACAACTGACCATCGATAGCCCGGACCAATAA
- a CDS encoding cytochrome c-type biogenesis protein: MKRWLAAAILGLSLVGVAHAAIDTYEFANEGERDRFRELTKELRCPKCQNQDIADSNAPIAADLRKEIFRMLGEGKDNQQIIDFMVDRYGEFVRYNPALSSKTALLWFGPAGLLLGGFVVIAVIVRRRRVQRSAAPDTLSVEERQRLDQLLDKTKHD, encoded by the coding sequence ATGAAGCGTTGGTTAGCCGCCGCCATCCTCGGGTTGAGCCTGGTCGGTGTGGCTCACGCCGCCATCGACACCTATGAATTCGCCAACGAGGGCGAGCGTGATCGGTTTCGTGAGCTGACCAAGGAACTGCGCTGCCCCAAATGCCAGAACCAGGACATCGCCGACTCCAACGCCCCGATTGCCGCTGACCTGCGCAAGGAAATCTTCCGCATGCTCGGCGAGGGCAAGGACAACCAGCAGATCATCGATTTCATGGTGGATCGCTACGGTGAGTTCGTGCGTTACAACCCGGCCCTGTCCTCCAAGACCGCGCTGCTCTGGTTCGGCCCTGCCGGGCTGTTGCTCGGCGGTTTCGTCGTCATTGCCGTGATCGTGCGCCGCCGCCGGGTCCAGCGCAGTGCCGCTCCGGACACGCTTTCCGTCGAAGAGCGCCAGCGCCTCGACCAACTGTTGGATAAGACCAAGCATGATTGA
- a CDS encoding heme lyase CcmF/NrfE family subunit, giving the protein MTTGIFIPELGHLAMILALCFSLVQAVVPLLGAWRGDRLWMSLAQPAAWGQFAFMVFAFGCLTYAFMTDDFSVAYVASNSNSALPWYYKFSAVWGAHEGSLLLWALILAGWTFAVSVFSRQLPQVMLARVLAVMGMISTGFLLFLIVTSNPFERILPQVPMDGRDLNPLLQDIGLIVHPPMLYMGYVGFSVAFAFAIAALLGGRLDAAWARWSRPWTIVAWAFLGIGITLGSWWAYYELGWGGWWFWDPVENASFMPWLVGTALIHSLAVTEKRGVFKSWTVLLAIAAFSLSLLGTFLVRSGVLTSVHAFASDPERGVFILMFLLFVVGGSLTLFALRAPVVKSQVGFNLWSRETLLLGNNLVLVVAASMILLGTLYPLVLDALSGAKLSVGPPYFNALFIPLMAILMVVMAIGVLVRWKDTPVKWLLGMLTPVLLGTAALAVVAGIAYGDFNWAVLATFVLAAWVLLAGVRDIFDKTRHKGLIKGLPTLTRSYWGMQVAHLGIAVCALGVVLSSQNSAERDLRLAPGESMDLGGYQFMFEGAKHFEGPNFTSDKGTVRVIRDGQEITVLHPEKRLYTVQNSVMTEAGIDAGFTRDLYVALGESLGDGAWAVRVHVKPFVRWIWFGGLLTGLGGVLAALDRRYRVKVKARVRETLGMTGAAA; this is encoded by the coding sequence ATGACCACCGGTATTTTTATTCCAGAACTTGGCCATCTGGCGATGATCCTGGCCTTGTGCTTTTCCCTGGTACAAGCCGTGGTGCCGTTGCTCGGTGCCTGGCGCGGCGACCGTTTGTGGATGAGCCTGGCCCAGCCAGCAGCGTGGGGCCAGTTCGCGTTCATGGTGTTTGCTTTCGGTTGCCTGACCTACGCGTTCATGACCGACGATTTTTCCGTGGCCTACGTCGCCAGCAACTCCAACAGCGCCTTGCCCTGGTACTACAAGTTCAGCGCAGTGTGGGGTGCCCATGAAGGCTCGCTGCTGCTCTGGGCGTTGATCCTCGCCGGCTGGACCTTTGCGGTCTCGGTGTTTTCCCGACAATTGCCCCAAGTGATGCTGGCCCGGGTGCTGGCGGTGATGGGCATGATCAGCACCGGTTTCCTGCTGTTCCTGATCGTCACCTCCAACCCATTCGAGCGCATCCTGCCCCAGGTGCCGATGGACGGCCGCGACCTCAATCCGTTGCTGCAGGACATCGGCCTGATCGTCCACCCGCCGATGCTTTATATGGGCTATGTGGGCTTCTCGGTGGCCTTCGCCTTCGCCATCGCCGCGTTGCTCGGTGGCCGTCTCGACGCTGCCTGGGCTCGCTGGTCCCGCCCTTGGACCATCGTCGCCTGGGCCTTCCTCGGCATCGGCATCACCCTCGGTTCGTGGTGGGCCTATTACGAACTCGGCTGGGGCGGCTGGTGGTTCTGGGACCCGGTGGAGAATGCCTCCTTCATGCCTTGGCTCGTCGGTACAGCGCTGATCCACTCATTGGCGGTCACGGAAAAACGTGGCGTGTTCAAGAGCTGGACTGTGCTGCTGGCCATCGCGGCGTTCTCCCTGAGCTTGCTGGGGACCTTCCTCGTCCGCTCCGGCGTGCTCACGTCGGTGCATGCCTTCGCCTCGGATCCCGAGCGCGGCGTCTTCATTCTGATGTTCCTGCTATTCGTCGTTGGCGGTTCGCTGACCTTGTTCGCCCTGCGTGCGCCGGTGGTGAAAAGCCAAGTCGGCTTCAACCTCTGGTCGCGGGAAACCCTGCTGCTGGGCAACAACCTGGTGCTGGTGGTGGCCGCGTCGATGATCCTGCTGGGCACGCTGTACCCGCTGGTGCTCGATGCGTTGTCCGGCGCCAAGCTGTCGGTCGGCCCGCCGTACTTCAATGCGCTGTTCATTCCGCTGATGGCGATCCTGATGGTGGTGATGGCGATCGGCGTGCTGGTGCGCTGGAAAGACACGCCAGTCAAATGGCTGTTGGGCATGTTGACCCCGGTATTGCTGGGTACTGCCGCACTGGCCGTGGTGGCCGGCATCGCCTATGGCGATTTCAACTGGGCGGTGCTGGCGACATTCGTGCTGGCGGCCTGGGTGTTGCTGGCCGGGGTACGGGACATCTTCGACAAGACCCGTCACAAAGGTCTGATCAAGGGCCTGCCGACCCTGACCCGTAGCTACTGGGGCATGCAGGTCGCCCACCTGGGCATCGCCGTCTGCGCCCTGGGCGTGGTCCTGTCCAGCCAGAACAGCGCCGAACGCGACCTGCGCCTGGCACCGGGCGAGTCCATGGACTTGGGGGGCTATCAGTTCATGTTCGAGGGCGCCAAGCATTTCGAGGGCCCGAACTTCACCTCCGACAAAGGCACCGTTCGGGTCATTCGCGACGGCCAGGAGATCACTGTGCTGCACCCGGAGAAACGCCTCTACACCGTGCAAAACTCGGTAATGACCGAAGCCGGGATCGATGCCGGTTTCACCCGCGACCTCTACGTGGCCCTGGGGGAATCCCTCGGTGATGGCGCGTGGGCGGTGCGGGTTCACGTCAAGCCGTTCGTGCGCTGGATCTGGTTCGGTGGCTTGCTCACCGGCCTGGGCGGGGTGTTGGCGGCGCTGGATCGTCGTTATCGAGTCAAAGTGAAGGCCCGGGTGCGTGAGACCCTGGGCATGACGGGAGCCGCTGCATGA